One window of Hymenobacter sp. BRD128 genomic DNA carries:
- a CDS encoding DUF885 family protein codes for MKHFLLLGCLAAGLASSALAQPTRANSPTAKPVGSSPLAALFTNYWEEQARLYPLQATSQGDNRYNDQLPNSGTVAFRRQQRSLYERYQGQLARIDRSKLAAADQTSYDVFQYEMTSRLASLKQPTWTMPFTQFSGLPIELAQLGAGTGAQPFKTVRDYDNWLARVRQFPVWADTAVADFRHGMRTGVVLPKVLVQKMIPQLEALAVADPSQSVFYGPIKQLPATFSAADKQRLTAAYEQAIRTQLVPTYQKLATFLKTDYLPAARTSTGIAAVPGGADMYTTAVAYWTTTTRTPEEIYQTGLSEVARIRGEMEKVRQQLGYQGTLAELLASLSTDPKFRPYKTPEDVLNGFRAIQGRVEPGLPRLFGRMPKTAFEIRQTEAFRAASASAQYNRGAADGSRPGIFYVPILDATKYKTPGMESLFLHEAIPGHHFQVSLQQENTNLPKFQRFAFYSAFSEGWALYTESLGKELGMYTDPYQYLGALSAEMHRAIRLVVDVGMHAKDLTREQAIQYMLDNEATTEQGATAEIERYMAWPGQALAYKTGQLKIRELRTRYEKQLGPKFSLKAFHDELLLDGAMPLAVLERRMDAWAARQK; via the coding sequence ATGAAGCACTTTCTACTGCTGGGTTGCCTGGCGGCCGGGCTGGCTAGCTCCGCGCTGGCCCAGCCCACGCGCGCCAACTCCCCGACGGCCAAGCCGGTGGGCTCGTCGCCGCTGGCCGCGCTGTTTACCAATTATTGGGAGGAGCAGGCGCGGCTGTATCCGCTACAGGCTACCAGCCAGGGCGACAACCGCTACAATGACCAGCTGCCCAACTCGGGCACCGTAGCCTTTCGGCGCCAGCAGCGCAGCCTCTACGAGCGCTACCAGGGCCAACTGGCCCGCATTGACCGCAGCAAGCTCGCGGCGGCCGACCAGACGAGCTACGACGTTTTTCAGTACGAGATGACGAGCCGGCTGGCTAGCCTCAAGCAGCCAACCTGGACCATGCCCTTTACGCAGTTCAGCGGCTTGCCTATTGAGCTGGCGCAGCTAGGGGCGGGCACCGGCGCGCAGCCCTTCAAAACGGTGCGGGACTACGACAACTGGCTGGCCCGCGTGCGGCAGTTTCCGGTGTGGGCCGATACGGCGGTGGCCGACTTCCGGCACGGCATGCGCACTGGGGTGGTGTTGCCCAAAGTATTAGTGCAAAAAATGATACCGCAGCTGGAAGCGCTAGCCGTGGCCGACCCTAGCCAGAGCGTTTTCTACGGCCCGATTAAGCAGCTGCCGGCTACCTTTTCGGCCGCCGATAAGCAGCGCCTGACGGCGGCGTATGAGCAGGCCATCCGCACCCAGCTCGTGCCAACTTATCAGAAGCTAGCCACGTTTTTAAAGACGGATTACCTGCCGGCGGCGCGCACCAGCACCGGCATCGCGGCCGTGCCGGGCGGCGCCGATATGTACACCACCGCCGTGGCGTACTGGACCACCACCACCCGCACACCCGAGGAAATCTACCAGACCGGCCTCTCGGAAGTGGCCCGCATCCGGGGTGAGATGGAAAAAGTGCGCCAGCAACTCGGCTACCAGGGTACCCTAGCCGAGCTGCTAGCCTCGCTTTCGACCGACCCCAAATTCCGGCCCTACAAAACGCCCGAGGACGTGCTCAATGGCTTCCGGGCCATTCAGGGCCGGGTAGAGCCGGGCCTACCGCGCCTGTTTGGGCGTATGCCTAAAACGGCGTTTGAGATTCGGCAGACGGAGGCTTTCCGTGCCGCCTCGGCCAGCGCGCAGTACAACCGCGGCGCGGCCGATGGCTCGCGGCCGGGCATTTTCTACGTGCCGATTCTCGACGCTACCAAGTACAAGACGCCGGGCATGGAGTCGCTGTTTTTGCACGAGGCCATTCCGGGCCATCACTTTCAGGTGTCGTTGCAGCAGGAAAATACCAATCTGCCCAAGTTTCAGCGGTTTGCGTTCTACTCGGCTTTCAGCGAGGGCTGGGCGCTGTATACCGAAAGCCTGGGCAAAGAGCTGGGTATGTACACCGACCCTTACCAATACCTGGGCGCGCTGAGCGCCGAGATGCACCGCGCCATCCGGCTGGTAGTCGATGTGGGCATGCATGCCAAGGACCTCACCCGCGAGCAGGCTATTCAGTATATGCTCGATAATGAGGCCACTACCGAGCAAGGCGCCACGGCCGAAATCGAGCGCTACATGGCCTGGCCCGGCCAGGCGCTGGCCTACAAAACGGGCCAGCTCAAAATCCGGGAGCTGCGCACGCGCTACGAAAAGCAGCTGGGGCCGAAGTTCTCGCTCAAGGCTTTCCACGATGAACTGCTGCTGGATGGGGCCATGCCGCTGGCTGTGCTCGAGCGCCGCATGGACGCCTGGGCCGCCCGCCAGAAGTGA
- a CDS encoding M28 family peptidase → MKPRLHLLAALALAAPLAGQAQQKAKAKPATATTTSANAESAIKEADIKRDLYALAGDHYRGREAGSLDELKASVWLADQMRAIGALPAGDDGTYFQWFTMQRTRLTKGSTLTIGSHQLKPNHDALLFAPVSATVNAPMVWVGNATPAELAKVDVKGKAVAMQFGGEVTPGLSFRRYQMATMRDRSADLVKAGAVAVVIISDARAQAVFDHWGHTYERGRYGLPGDPNVKMATGAPTIWLPASAASWAQQPGQQFVANLQLESFGYPSVNIVAKIPGTDAQLKSQNVLFSTHQDHDGVREPVAGDSIYNGADDNATGCAALLALMRAFKAKPARRTALFVYHGAEERGLIGSRYYSANPTVPQSSIVAVLNAEMMGRNAPDSAALLGRQRPHRNSLDLVNIALAANQAGPKFKLDTLWDRADHPEGWYFRSDHLPYARLGIPSVMYTSLLHVDYHTPRDEPKRIDYPKLTNMTRWMYLTGWAVANRTAPPARDPGFKLER, encoded by the coding sequence ATGAAACCCAGACTCCACCTCTTAGCTGCCCTGGCGCTGGCCGCCCCCCTGGCCGGCCAGGCGCAGCAAAAAGCCAAGGCCAAGCCGGCTACGGCCACCACTACTTCCGCCAATGCCGAAAGTGCCATCAAGGAAGCCGACATCAAGCGCGACCTGTACGCGCTGGCCGGCGACCACTACCGCGGCCGGGAGGCCGGCAGCCTCGACGAGTTGAAGGCCTCGGTGTGGCTAGCCGACCAGATGCGGGCCATCGGCGCGCTGCCGGCCGGCGACGATGGCACCTACTTTCAGTGGTTTACGATGCAGCGCACGCGCCTCACCAAGGGGAGCACGCTCACCATCGGCAGCCACCAGCTCAAGCCCAACCACGACGCCCTGCTGTTTGCCCCGGTGAGTGCCACCGTGAACGCGCCGATGGTGTGGGTGGGCAACGCTACCCCCGCCGAGCTGGCGAAGGTCGATGTGAAAGGCAAGGCCGTAGCCATGCAGTTTGGCGGCGAGGTGACGCCCGGCCTCAGCTTCCGGCGCTACCAGATGGCCACCATGCGCGACCGCTCGGCCGACCTGGTGAAGGCCGGCGCCGTGGCCGTGGTGATAATAAGCGATGCCCGCGCCCAGGCCGTATTCGACCACTGGGGCCACACCTACGAGCGCGGCCGCTACGGCCTGCCCGGCGACCCCAACGTGAAAATGGCCACCGGCGCCCCCACTATCTGGCTGCCCGCCAGTGCCGCCAGCTGGGCCCAGCAGCCCGGCCAGCAGTTCGTGGCCAACCTGCAGCTCGAAAGCTTCGGCTATCCGTCGGTGAATATCGTGGCGAAAATTCCCGGTACCGATGCGCAGTTGAAAAGCCAGAACGTGCTTTTCAGCACCCACCAGGACCACGACGGCGTGCGCGAGCCCGTGGCCGGCGACTCAATTTACAACGGCGCCGACGACAATGCCACCGGCTGCGCGGCGCTGCTAGCCCTCATGCGCGCCTTCAAGGCCAAGCCGGCCCGGCGCACGGCCCTGTTCGTGTACCACGGCGCCGAGGAGCGCGGCCTCATTGGCTCGCGCTACTACTCGGCCAACCCTACGGTGCCGCAGTCGTCCATCGTGGCGGTGCTCAATGCCGAGATGATGGGCCGCAATGCGCCCGACAGCGCCGCGCTGCTCGGCCGCCAGCGCCCGCACCGCAACTCGCTCGACTTGGTAAACATCGCTCTGGCCGCCAATCAGGCCGGGCCCAAGTTCAAACTCGATACGCTCTGGGACCGTGCCGACCACCCCGAGGGCTGGTATTTCCGCTCCGACCACCTGCCGTATGCGCGGCTAGGCATCCCGTCGGTGATGTACACCTCGCTGCTGCACGTGGACTACCACACCCCGCGCGACGAGCCTAAGCGCATCGACTATCCCAAGCTCACCAACATGACCCGCTGGATGTACCTCACCGGCTGGGCCGTGGCCAACCGCACCGCGCCGCCCGCCCGCGACCCCGGCTTCAAGCTGGAGCGCTAG
- a CDS encoding serine hydrolase, which produces MRLFSLLISTLAMLLAVPALAQMAPPVTAPLDVAALDAVVARTLKAFDVPGIAVAVVKDGQVVLAKGYGVRSLATKEPVDANTLFGIASNTKAFTTAALGLLVEEGKLQWDDKVTKYIPEFKMYDPYATAEFTVRDLLCHRSGLGLGAGDLMQFPDSADFTAADVIHSLRYFKPVSSFRSKFDYDNSLYIVAGEVVARVSGQPWATFVETRLLKPLGMNRSATVYSRLPDPTNVIDAHGPIDGKVQVIRRDMNTLLGPAGGIYSSVADLSKWTMMLLGGRGAPAPLLKPATLRELWTPQTILPVSPAPSPYNTHFSAYGLGWFLRDVRGYKEVSHTGGEIGMVTKVILLPELHVGVIVLTNQENGAAFTAVTNFIEDHYLGVSGLDRVQEMVDRLKARNTEADKSTVAVWQQVAAAQKAASKRPSYGAYVGRYHDAWLGDVLVSQQGQQLWLRAVRAPRLVGQLLPYSANTYAVRWKARSMNADAFAAFSLDERGRAVSIKMKPISPLTDFSYDFQDLDLQRVE; this is translated from the coding sequence ATGCGTTTGTTTTCTTTACTTATCTCGACGTTAGCCATGCTACTGGCCGTTCCGGCCCTGGCCCAAATGGCCCCACCCGTTACCGCGCCGCTCGACGTAGCCGCGCTTGATGCCGTGGTGGCCCGCACGCTCAAGGCCTTCGACGTGCCGGGCATTGCCGTGGCCGTGGTCAAGGATGGACAGGTGGTGCTGGCCAAAGGCTACGGCGTGCGCTCGCTGGCTACCAAGGAGCCGGTCGATGCGAATACTCTTTTCGGCATTGCCTCTAATACCAAAGCCTTCACCACCGCAGCGCTAGGCCTGCTGGTGGAGGAAGGCAAGCTGCAGTGGGATGACAAGGTGACCAAGTACATCCCCGAGTTTAAGATGTACGACCCCTACGCGACGGCCGAGTTCACGGTGCGCGACCTGCTGTGCCACCGCAGCGGCCTGGGCCTGGGCGCCGGCGACCTGATGCAGTTTCCCGATTCGGCCGATTTTACGGCGGCCGATGTCATTCACAGTCTGCGCTATTTCAAGCCGGTGTCGTCGTTTCGCAGCAAGTTCGACTATGATAACAGCCTCTACATCGTGGCCGGCGAGGTGGTGGCGCGAGTGAGCGGCCAGCCCTGGGCCACGTTTGTCGAAACCCGCTTGTTGAAGCCGCTGGGCATGAATCGGAGCGCTACCGTTTATAGCCGACTACCTGACCCCACCAATGTTATCGACGCCCACGGGCCCATTGATGGCAAGGTGCAAGTAATCAGGCGCGACATGAATACGCTGCTAGGCCCGGCCGGTGGCATCTACAGCAGCGTAGCCGACCTGAGCAAGTGGACAATGATGCTGCTCGGCGGACGCGGCGCCCCGGCGCCGCTCCTAAAGCCTGCCACCTTGCGCGAGCTGTGGACGCCGCAGACCATCCTGCCCGTCAGCCCCGCACCTTCGCCCTACAACACGCATTTTAGTGCCTACGGGCTAGGGTGGTTTTTGCGCGATGTGCGTGGCTATAAGGAAGTATCGCACACCGGCGGCGAAATCGGCATGGTAACCAAAGTTATACTGTTACCCGAACTGCACGTAGGCGTTATCGTGCTCACCAATCAGGAAAATGGCGCGGCCTTCACGGCCGTTACCAATTTTATCGAAGACCACTACTTGGGTGTGAGTGGCCTGGACCGAGTGCAGGAGATGGTAGACCGTCTGAAGGCACGTAATACCGAGGCCGACAAGTCAACCGTCGCCGTGTGGCAGCAAGTGGCCGCCGCCCAAAAAGCTGCGTCCAAGCGCCCTAGCTACGGGGCCTACGTGGGCCGCTACCACGATGCCTGGCTCGGCGACGTGCTGGTGTCGCAGCAGGGGCAGCAGCTTTGGCTGCGGGCCGTGCGCGCGCCCCGCTTGGTGGGCCAGCTGCTGCCATACAGCGCCAACACCTACGCCGTGCGCTGGAAAGCCCGCAGTATGAACGCCGACGCCTTTGCTGCCTTCAGCCTCGACGAGCGGGGCCGGGCTGTGAGCATCAAGATGAAGCCAATTTCGCCCCTCACCGATTTTAGCTACGATTTTCAGGACCTCGATTTGCAGCGGGTGGAGTAG
- a CDS encoding M1 family metallopeptidase: MKNTARFSRPLLLALLALTCSASLAQTALPMPRNLRAAYDRGTRGPDGRPGPRYWQNTADYTIEVVFNPATRKLEGEVKIVYQNNSPDELRELWFKLYPNLYQNGAPRTTKFRPEDIGAGVAISELSLGGQAVDVKSLVIDNTNMTVPLAQPLGPGQTVEVSITYSYILNEGSHQRTGEIEPGAAFVAYFFPRIAVYDDIDGWNKVPYLGGPEFYNDFCHFSVDITMPRNYVVWATGDLTNASQVLTKKYVNRLHDASTKDGIVTIIDSTDLRRHDYTAGRGDNTWHFDARDVTDFAFATSEHYVWQSTSLVVDPATKRRTRVDAVYNTKHRDYRDVIEIARRTVQAMSYTFPKWPYPYNHETVFDGLDQMEYPMMVNDNPSRTREAAITLTDHEIFHTMFPFYMGINETKYGWMDEGWATIGEWIISPLIQPGLADDYGMVPYAHAADTEDDLPIVTLTTQQTGEPFFLNSYPKPALGYLYVKDMLGDELFTKALHTYIRAWHGKHPMPYDFFYSMNAGAGQNMDWFWKSWFFDSGYPDLAITTVVRPADQPAQITVTSKGNKPVPVDLTVIFDNGDEEKIHRSIAVWKDGAKSVTVSVRNGRTIKKVTLGSLYVPDSYPADNMWTAVE, from the coding sequence TTGAAAAATACTGCCCGTTTTTCCCGCCCGCTGCTGCTGGCACTGCTAGCCCTCACGTGCTCGGCTAGCCTGGCCCAAACGGCCCTGCCCATGCCCCGCAACCTGCGCGCCGCCTACGACCGCGGCACCCGCGGCCCCGACGGCCGCCCCGGCCCGCGCTACTGGCAAAACACGGCCGACTACACCATCGAGGTGGTGTTTAACCCCGCCACGCGCAAGCTGGAAGGCGAGGTGAAAATTGTGTATCAGAACAACAGTCCCGACGAGCTGCGTGAACTGTGGTTCAAGCTCTACCCCAATCTTTACCAGAATGGTGCGCCGCGCACCACCAAGTTTCGCCCCGAGGATATCGGCGCGGGCGTGGCGATTTCGGAATTGAGCCTCGGCGGCCAGGCCGTGGATGTGAAGTCGCTGGTCATCGACAATACCAACATGACCGTGCCGCTCGCCCAGCCCCTCGGGCCGGGGCAGACGGTGGAAGTGAGCATCACGTATTCGTACATCCTCAACGAAGGCTCGCACCAGCGCACGGGTGAGATAGAGCCGGGCGCGGCGTTCGTCGCGTATTTTTTTCCGCGCATTGCCGTGTATGATGACATAGACGGCTGGAATAAAGTGCCTTACCTCGGCGGGCCGGAGTTTTATAATGACTTCTGCCATTTTTCCGTCGACATCACCATGCCGCGCAACTACGTGGTGTGGGCCACCGGCGACCTCACCAACGCCAGTCAGGTGCTCACCAAAAAATACGTCAACCGCCTGCACGACGCCAGTACTAAGGACGGTATTGTCACTATCATCGACAGCACTGACCTGCGCCGCCACGACTACACCGCCGGCCGCGGCGACAATACCTGGCACTTCGACGCGCGCGACGTCACGGATTTTGCCTTTGCCACTTCGGAGCACTACGTGTGGCAGTCGACCAGCCTCGTGGTAGACCCCGCCACCAAGCGCCGCACCCGCGTCGATGCCGTGTACAACACCAAGCACCGCGACTACCGCGACGTGATTGAGATTGCCCGGCGCACGGTGCAGGCCATGAGCTACACTTTCCCGAAGTGGCCCTACCCCTACAACCACGAGACGGTATTCGACGGCCTCGACCAGATGGAGTACCCGATGATGGTGAACGACAACCCTTCGCGCACCCGCGAGGCAGCCATTACACTCACCGACCACGAGATTTTTCACACGATGTTCCCGTTCTACATGGGCATCAACGAAACGAAATACGGCTGGATGGACGAGGGCTGGGCCACCATCGGCGAGTGGATAATCTCGCCCCTCATCCAGCCCGGCCTCGCCGACGACTACGGCATGGTGCCCTACGCCCACGCCGCTGATACCGAAGACGACCTGCCCATCGTGACGCTGACCACCCAGCAAACCGGCGAGCCGTTTTTCCTGAACTCCTATCCCAAGCCGGCGCTAGGGTATCTGTACGTGAAGGATATGCTCGGCGATGAGCTGTTTACCAAAGCCTTGCACACCTATATTCGTGCCTGGCACGGCAAGCACCCGATGCCCTACGACTTCTTCTACTCGATGAATGCCGGGGCGGGTCAGAATATGGACTGGTTCTGGAAAAGCTGGTTTTTCGACAGCGGCTACCCCGACCTGGCCATCACGACCGTGGTGCGCCCCGCCGACCAGCCCGCCCAGATTACCGTTACCTCGAAAGGCAATAAACCCGTGCCCGTGGACCTGACGGTGATTTTCGACAACGGCGACGAGGAAAAAATCCACCGTAGCATTGCCGTGTGGAAGGACGGTGCCAAGAGCGTGACGGTATCCGTGCGCAACGGCCGCACCATCAAAAAAGTAACCCTGGGCAGCCTCTACGTGCCCGACAGCTACCCGGCTGATAATATGTGGACGGCGGTGGAGTAG
- a CDS encoding glycoside hydrolase family 3 N-terminal domain-containing protein, translating to MRVDFRFLFLGLLLGVAGLLLGSTEPRKPLPDPLAASPAETQWVDSVFNSLTPDQRLGQFFMVAAYSNREKAHADRIERLVRNQGIGGVMFLQGGPKRQVIMTNRLQAAAKVPLLIATDAEWGLDMRLDSTMHFAKQMTLGAMDDDRLVYQMGRDLARKLRALGVHINFAPVVDVNSNPGNPVIGNRSFGENQDRVAALSVQYIKGLQDQKVIAVAKHFPGHGDTDTDSHVALPVINTDLARLEKVDLVPFQKSFEAGALGVMVAHLYMPLFDTTNAKTTTLSKALVTGLLQERMGFKGLIFTDALNMRSVSKLYKDGELDAMALAAGNDVLLFSEDVPAALIRIKEAVAAGHLNQADLDLRVKKILRAKYWAGLSKYKPANALALRDSLNVPESRVLAQTIFEHAVTVVKNEDKLLPFQRLDTLRIAAITIGTQPEGPYATIFNKYQPGPVYAVPDRYAPDSTFSRIYARLGDANVVVVSLHQMNNTPSHSYGLGEGALKFLKNLEADKRRKTVVVAMGNAYGLKFLESARTLVCGYEDHYAAQLVVPQILFGALPARGKLPVTVSETLKIGTGLATTELHRLRYAAPEREGLDSKIMSQIDHIALESIVTAATPGCQVLIAKNGTVVFDQSYGYGTYDQSQPVTNSTLYDLASVTKVAGTLQAIMYLKDQGRLNLDEKVSAYLPEMQRTNKRDATVRDVLLHQAGLKPGIPTWERTVTDGALKPAYYSSARSDDFPNEVAPGEYSIKAADDSVWAWTLRSQLLPKVRGKYPVEYSDLSFIIMKRLAEKILQQPLAEFLPKEFYKPLGLGTMTYNPLTRFPKSCIAPTEKDTYYRREQLQGTVHDQTAALVGGVGGHAGLFATANDLAVLMQMNLQNGKYGGNMYFQNSVVSEFSRPQVAGNKRGLGWDRGDPSKPEGPTSRLAPASTFGHTGFTGTCVWLDPDNQILYVFLSNRVYPDAGNIKLRTYNIRTRIQEVIYKAMAQQRPERVGSTAGGQ from the coding sequence ATGCGCGTCGATTTCCGGTTTCTGTTTCTGGGGTTGCTGCTGGGGGTCGCCGGGTTGCTGCTAGGTTCGACGGAGCCGCGCAAGCCCCTGCCCGACCCGCTGGCCGCCAGCCCCGCCGAAACGCAGTGGGTTGACAGCGTGTTCAACTCGCTCACGCCCGACCAGCGGCTAGGTCAGTTTTTCATGGTGGCCGCCTACTCCAACCGCGAGAAGGCCCACGCCGACCGCATCGAACGGCTGGTGCGCAACCAAGGCATTGGCGGCGTCATGTTTTTGCAGGGCGGGCCTAAGCGCCAGGTTATTATGACCAATCGCCTGCAGGCCGCCGCTAAAGTGCCGCTGCTCATCGCCACCGATGCCGAATGGGGCCTCGACATGCGCCTCGACTCGACCATGCACTTCGCCAAGCAGATGACTTTGGGCGCGATGGACGACGACCGGCTGGTGTACCAGATGGGCCGCGACCTGGCCCGCAAGCTGCGGGCGCTGGGCGTGCACATCAATTTCGCGCCGGTGGTCGATGTCAATTCTAACCCCGGCAACCCCGTAATTGGTAACCGGTCGTTTGGCGAAAACCAGGACCGTGTGGCGGCATTAAGCGTACAGTATATCAAGGGGTTGCAAGACCAGAAGGTAATTGCTGTAGCCAAGCACTTCCCCGGCCACGGCGACACCGACACCGACTCGCACGTGGCGTTGCCGGTGATAAACACGGACCTGGCTAGGCTGGAAAAAGTAGATTTAGTCCCCTTCCAGAAGTCGTTCGAGGCCGGGGCGCTGGGCGTGATGGTGGCCCACCTCTACATGCCGCTCTTCGACACGACGAATGCCAAAACGACCACGCTTTCTAAGGCGCTCGTAACCGGCCTGCTGCAAGAGCGCATGGGTTTTAAGGGTTTGATTTTCACCGATGCGCTGAACATGCGCAGCGTGAGCAAGCTCTATAAAGACGGCGAGCTCGACGCGATGGCCCTGGCCGCCGGCAACGACGTACTGCTGTTTTCGGAAGATGTGCCGGCCGCGCTCATTCGCATTAAGGAAGCCGTGGCAGCGGGCCATCTTAACCAGGCCGACCTCGATTTGCGGGTCAAAAAGATTCTGCGCGCCAAGTATTGGGCGGGCCTGAGTAAGTATAAGCCAGCCAATGCCTTGGCCCTGCGCGACAGCCTTAACGTGCCCGAATCGCGAGTGCTGGCCCAGACGATTTTTGAGCACGCCGTGACGGTGGTGAAGAATGAGGATAAGCTGCTGCCCTTCCAGCGGCTCGACACGTTGCGCATTGCGGCCATAACTATCGGTACTCAGCCAGAGGGGCCCTACGCCACGATTTTCAACAAGTATCAGCCCGGCCCGGTGTACGCCGTGCCCGACCGCTACGCGCCCGACTCGACCTTCAGCCGCATCTACGCGCGCCTGGGCGATGCGAACGTGGTGGTAGTGAGCCTGCACCAGATGAACAACACCCCTAGCCACAGCTACGGCCTGGGCGAGGGCGCGCTGAAATTCCTTAAGAACCTGGAGGCCGACAAGCGCCGCAAAACGGTGGTAGTAGCGATGGGCAATGCCTATGGTCTCAAGTTCTTAGAGTCGGCCCGCACGCTGGTGTGCGGCTACGAGGACCACTACGCGGCGCAGCTCGTGGTGCCGCAGATACTATTTGGGGCGCTGCCGGCGCGGGGCAAGCTACCAGTTACGGTGTCGGAAACGCTGAAAATAGGCACCGGCCTAGCCACTACCGAACTGCATCGCCTGCGCTACGCCGCGCCCGAGCGCGAGGGGCTCGACTCGAAAATTATGAGTCAGATTGACCACATTGCCCTCGAAAGCATCGTGACGGCGGCTACGCCCGGCTGCCAGGTGCTCATCGCCAAGAATGGCACGGTGGTATTTGACCAGAGCTACGGCTACGGCACCTACGACCAGAGCCAGCCAGTAACCAACAGCACGTTATATGACCTGGCATCGGTGACCAAGGTGGCAGGAACCTTGCAGGCCATTATGTACCTCAAAGACCAGGGCCGGCTGAACCTGGATGAGAAAGTAAGCGCCTACCTGCCCGAGATGCAGCGCACTAATAAGCGCGACGCCACCGTGCGCGATGTGCTGCTGCACCAGGCGGGCCTCAAGCCCGGCATCCCGACCTGGGAGCGCACCGTGACCGATGGCGCGCTCAAGCCCGCGTACTACTCCAGCGCCCGCTCCGACGACTTTCCCAATGAGGTAGCACCCGGCGAATACTCCATCAAGGCGGCCGACGACTCGGTGTGGGCCTGGACCCTGCGCTCGCAGCTGCTGCCCAAGGTGCGGGGCAAGTATCCAGTCGAGTATTCCGACCTTAGCTTCATCATCATGAAGCGCCTGGCCGAGAAAATTCTGCAGCAGCCGCTGGCGGAGTTTCTGCCTAAGGAATTTTACAAGCCGCTGGGGCTGGGCACGATGACCTACAACCCACTCACGCGCTTCCCCAAGAGCTGCATCGCGCCCACCGAGAAGGATACCTACTACCGCCGCGAGCAGCTGCAAGGCACGGTGCACGACCAAACGGCGGCCCTCGTGGGCGGCGTGGGCGGCCACGCCGGCCTCTTTGCCACCGCCAACGACCTGGCCGTGCTGATGCAGATGAACCTGCAAAACGGAAAGTACGGCGGCAATATGTATTTCCAGAATTCGGTGGTGAGCGAATTTTCGCGCCCGCAGGTGGCCGGCAACAAGCGCGGCCTGGGCTGGGACCGCGGCGACCCTAGCAAGCCCGAAGGCCCCACCAGCCGGCTAGCCCCGGCCAGCACCTTCGGCCACACCGGCTTCACGGGCACCTGCGTGTGGCTCGACCCGGATAATCAGATTCTCTACGTCTTCCTCTCCAACCGCGTGTACCCCGACGCGGGCAACATCAAGCTGCGCACGTATAACATCCGCACCCGCATTCAGGAGGTGATTTACAAGGCGATGGCGCAGCAACGGCCTGAGCGGGTAGGCAGCACGGCGGGCGGGCAGTAG